The Streptomyces lienomycini sequence GGCCCGGCAGGTCCTCGTGCCCCTCGCGGCAGATGTCCACCGTCCGCGCGCTGCCCTTGGTGACCGTGTGGTGGATCATCACGCCGTGCACCGGACCCCAGTGGCCCTTGTGGTTGCGGTTGTGGTCCCGCCAGTCGCCGACCTCGACGACGGTCAGGCCCTCCGCCTTGAGTGCCTTGAGGAAACTGCTCGCGGACATGGGTGAGGCCACGGTCGGCTCCTTCACGCTGCGCGACGCCCGCCCGACGCGACCGCCTCGTACGGTGCTTGTACCGAAACGGAGCCCTCACTATTGCTTGTTGGGCCCGGTTCGGTCGCTGTTCGGTCCGTGTGCGATCCGTTTCGGCCACCCCGTCCCGGCCCGGCTGAGTCCGGCGGGAGGGGCAAGTCGCCGAGCCGCTCGGGCAAGCCCCCATACCTGCCCCGGCCGTACGTGATCCATTCCCGCTCTTTCGTGTAATAGCACCGGCACGCTCCGTGAGGAAGGCTGGTGCACGCACATCGATGCCGGGCGCGATCGTCCGGCATGACCGGGAGGGCAATTCCTTATGTCGGTAGGCGAAGAGGTCCGCACCGAGCAGACCAGGCCGCAGCAGAGCCTCGGCACGGCGGCCGCGCGGAACCTGGCCACCACCACCAAGTCCGTTCCTCAGATGCAGGAGATCAGCTCGCGCTGGCTGCTGCGCTCGCTGCCCTGGGTGGACATCCAGGGCGGCACGTACCGGGTGAACCGGCGTCTGACCTTCGCCGTCGGCGACGGCCGGGTGACGTTCGTGAAGACCGGCGACCGCGTCGAGGTCATCCCCGCGGAGCTGGGCGAGCTGCCGGCCCTGCGTTCGTACGAGGACGACGAGGTCCTCTCGGAGCTCGCGCAGCGCTGCGAGCAGCGCGAGTTCGGCCCCGGCGAGGTCATCGCCTCCTTCGGCGGCCGGGCCGACGAGGTCTACCTGCTGGCGCACGGCAAGGTCGAGAAGATCGGCAGCGGCCCCTACGGCGACGACGCGGTGCTCGGCGTGCTCGCCGACGGCGCCTACTTCGGGGACCAGGCGCTGCTCGACGGCGACGCCATCTGGGAGTACACCGCCCGCACGGTCACGGCCTGCACGGTCCTGGTGCTGCCCCGCCAGGAGGTGGAGCAGGTCGCGGAGCGGTCGGACTCCCTGCGCGAGCACCTGGAGCAGCGGCGCTCGATCCCGGAGCAGAACACCAACAGGCACGGCGAGAAGGCGATCGACCTCTCCGCCGGCCACAGCGGCGAGCCGGACATCCCGCATACCTTCGTCGACTACGATGCCCGGCCCCGTGAGTACGAACTGAGCGTCGCCCAGACCGTGCTGCGCATCCACTCGCGCGTGGCCGACCTGTACAACCAGCCGATGAACCAGACCGAGCAGCAGATCCGGCTGACGGTCGAGGCGCTGAAGGAGCGTCAGGAGCACGAACTCGTCAACAACCGCGAGTTCGGCCTGCTCCACAACTGCGAGTACGACCAGCGCATCCAGCCCCACGACGGCGTGCCCGGCCCGGACGACCTGGACGAACTGCTGAGCCGCCGGCGCGGCACCAAGCTCCTGCTCGCCCACCCGCGCGCCATCGCCGCCATCGGCCGCGAGCTGAACAAGCGCGGACTCGTCCCCGAGACGATCGACATCGCCGGGAACCGCATCCCGACCTGGCGCGGTGTGCCCATCTACCCGTGTAACAAGATCCCGGTCACCGACGCCCGCACCACCTCGATCATCGCGATGCGTACCGGGGAGCAGGACCAGGGCGTCATCGGCCTGCGGGCCACCGGCATCCCGGACGAGATCGAGCCGAGTCTGTCGGTGCGCTTCATGGGCATCAACGAGCAGGCCATCATCAAGTACCTGGTCACGGCCTACTACTCGGCCGCCGTCCTCGTGCCGGACGCGCTCGGCGTCATGGAGAACGTCGAGATCGGCCGCTGGCGGTGACGTCACTCTCCCGGACTCCGTGTCCCCGCCCTCTCGGGCGGGTACACCCCGGGGGTACGGACGGGCCCATGGGGAAGGTGAGTCCATGACGGAGACCGGGCGCGGCGCCGTCGCGACGCGCCGTCCCAGCGGAACGCCTGAGAGGCACGGGCCCATCGCCACACAGCGGGACGGAGAACCGGGGGAGTCGTCCGAGGGCCAGGGGACGGGGGTGGCCGAAGGGCACGAGGCGGCGGTGCTCCTGAGGGAGTCCCGGGCGTCGGTCGACCCCGAACTGCGCGCCGCCATCGGGACCCTGCCCGACGCGATGCGGCGGGTCGCGCTCTACCACTTCGGCTGGCAGCACGCGGACGGCACGCCCGCGGCGGACAACGCGGGCAAGGCGATCCGTCCCGCACTCGTCCTCACGGCGGCGACCGCGCTCGGCGGACCCGTGGCGCGGGCGGCGGTGCTCCGGGCCGCGGCGGCGGTGGAACTGGTCCACAACTTCACCCTGCTGCACGACGACGTGATGGACCGGGACGCCACCCGGCGCCACCGGCCCACGGCGTGGGCCGTGTTCGGGGACGCCGACGCGATCCTCGCCGGGGACGCCCTCCAGGCGCTCGCCCTGCGGATGCTCGCCGTGGACCCGCACCCGGCGTCCGCGGCGGCGGCCGCCCGGGTCGCCGACTGCGTCATGGAGTTGTGCGAGGGCCAGCACGCGGACACGGCCATGGAACGGCGCCCGCCGGGCGAGGTCACCCTCGCGGAGACGCTCACCATGGCCGAGGCCAAGACGGGTGCCCTGCTGGGATGCGCCTGTGCCGTCGGGGCCCTGTACGCCGGGGCCGCCGAGGAGGACGTCGAGGCCCTGGACGCCTTCGGCCGGGAGGCGGGGCTGGCCTTCCAGCTCATCGACGACGTCATCGGCATATGGGGCGACCCGCGCCGGACCGGCAAGCCGGCCGGTGCGGACCTGGCCGCACGCAAGAAGTCGCTGCCGGTGGTCGCCGCCCTGACCTCCGGTACCCCGGCCGCCACCGAACTCGCCGAGTTGTACGCGGCGCCGTACGACGAGCACAAGGAGGACCTGCGGCGCACCGCCCTGATCGTGGAGCGGGCCGGGGGCCGGGACTGGGCGCAGGCCCAGGCGGCCGACCGGATGGCGAGAGCCATGCAGGAGCTGGCCCGTGCCGTGCCCGAGCCGGAGGCGGCGGGGGGCCTGCTCGCCCTGGCCGAGTTCGTGACCCGGCGCAGCACCTGAGGGCCGGCCCGGCGCCTTGTGGCCGGGCCGGCCGCGCAAGACCCCGGAGCCCGTGCAGGGCCGTACGGCACCTGACCGACGTACGGCCGCACCGCCGACGGCTCCGGTCCGGCGGGTCCCGCACTTCCCCACGGTGTGCGGGGCCCGCCTCCTTCACCCGCCCGCCCGCGGCACGCGTCCGTCGTGAGGGTCCGGCGGCCGCCGCTTTCACCCGTTAGTCTCAACCGCCGTACGCGCGAGCGATGTTGACTCCTGGGAGCGGGGCATGGGTGTGCTGATCCGGACGGCGGGCGAGGGTGACCGGGATCTGGTGGTCCGGCTGCTGGACGAGGCCTTCCAGGACGATCCGGTGAGCAGTTGGGTCTTCCCCGGCGAGGAGTACCGCCGGCGCACCCACCACCGGCTCATGGCCGCCTTCGCCGACGCCGTGTTCGCCGGGGGCCGGGTCGACCTCACCGAGGACGGCGCGGCGTGCGCACTGTGGCTGCCCGTCCCGGCGGAGGCGCAGGCCGGTGATGAGGACGGTCCGGCACAGGTGCGCGAGGCCGTCGACCCGGGCAACGAGCGCGTCGAGCTGATAGCGCGCCTGACGGAGGACATCCATCCCGCCGGGCGGGCCCACGCGT is a genomic window containing:
- a CDS encoding GNAT family N-acetyltransferase, whose translation is MGVLIRTAGEGDRDLVVRLLDEAFQDDPVSSWVFPGEEYRRRTHHRLMAAFADAVFAGGRVDLTEDGAACALWLPVPAEAQAGDEDGPAQVREAVDPGNERVELIARLTEDIHPAGRAHAYLWMIGVAPGRQGEGLGTALIERALGRCDREGLPAYLEASSARGRVLYERLGFEFTGRALELPDGPRMWPMWREPRP
- a CDS encoding family 2B encapsulin nanocompartment shell protein; the encoded protein is MSVGEEVRTEQTRPQQSLGTAAARNLATTTKSVPQMQEISSRWLLRSLPWVDIQGGTYRVNRRLTFAVGDGRVTFVKTGDRVEVIPAELGELPALRSYEDDEVLSELAQRCEQREFGPGEVIASFGGRADEVYLLAHGKVEKIGSGPYGDDAVLGVLADGAYFGDQALLDGDAIWEYTARTVTACTVLVLPRQEVEQVAERSDSLREHLEQRRSIPEQNTNRHGEKAIDLSAGHSGEPDIPHTFVDYDARPREYELSVAQTVLRIHSRVADLYNQPMNQTEQQIRLTVEALKERQEHELVNNREFGLLHNCEYDQRIQPHDGVPGPDDLDELLSRRRGTKLLLAHPRAIAAIGRELNKRGLVPETIDIAGNRIPTWRGVPIYPCNKIPVTDARTTSIIAMRTGEQDQGVIGLRATGIPDEIEPSLSVRFMGINEQAIIKYLVTAYYSAAVLVPDALGVMENVEIGRWR
- a CDS encoding family 2 encapsulin nanocompartment cargo protein polyprenyl transferase, whose translation is MTETGRGAVATRRPSGTPERHGPIATQRDGEPGESSEGQGTGVAEGHEAAVLLRESRASVDPELRAAIGTLPDAMRRVALYHFGWQHADGTPAADNAGKAIRPALVLTAATALGGPVARAAVLRAAAAVELVHNFTLLHDDVMDRDATRRHRPTAWAVFGDADAILAGDALQALALRMLAVDPHPASAAAAARVADCVMELCEGQHADTAMERRPPGEVTLAETLTMAEAKTGALLGCACAVGALYAGAAEEDVEALDAFGREAGLAFQLIDDVIGIWGDPRRTGKPAGADLAARKKSLPVVAALTSGTPAATELAELYAAPYDEHKEDLRRTALIVERAGGRDWAQAQAADRMARAMQELARAVPEPEAAGGLLALAEFVTRRST